The sequence TTTATATGATAACCAGGTTGAAATTATCGGATAAGAAGGTATTTAATGGAGAATGGTGAAACATGAAAGCTCCCCGGGAATTGAAGGTAAAACCTATTAAAAATGGCACAGTTATTGACCATATTAACGCTAATAAAGCCCTGAAAGTCCTTAAAATACTGGGACTTCCCAGTCCAGGGATATCAGTGACCCTGGCCATGAATGTACAGTCCAGCCAGATGGGGAACAAGGACATTGTTAAAATTGAAGGGAGAGAACTGGCATCTCGGGAAGTGGATGAAATTGCGTTGATCGCCCCCCAGGCAACAATCAACATTGTTCGGGAATATGAAATCGCCGGGAAAAGCAAAGTTAACCTACTTGACGAAATCAGCAGTATTCTGGAGTGTTCCAATCCCAACTGTATAACC comes from Methanobacterium formicicum and encodes:
- the pyrI gene encoding aspartate carbamoyltransferase regulatory subunit; the protein is MKAPRELKVKPIKNGTVIDHINANKALKVLKILGLPSPGISVTLAMNVQSSQMGNKDIVKIEGRELASREVDEIALIAPQATINIVREYEIAGKSKVNLLDEISSILECSNPNCITNTDEPVTTHFTVLQKEPLILRCHYCERILDQTDVETQFKVY